The bacterium nucleotide sequence ATCTGTTTGATCTCAGTGTCGCTGAAACCGGCGTTGCCGACGGCGCTGCGGATGTCGGCGATGGGGATGGGGTTGGCAAACTTGAGCTCCAGCGACGTGCCGCCGGTGAAATCGATGCCGTAATGAAAACCGACAAAAAGAATCAGGATCAGGCTGATGAGCGTGACAGCGGCTGAAAAGATATAGGTGTATTTACGAATGCCGATGAAATCAAAATTTGTTTGTCGAAAAAATTCCATGGTCAATTCCTTCTTGAATGGATGGCGCTCCGAAGTACGGGTTAAATGGAAAGCTTTTTAATCGCATAATGGGTGGTAAAGTAATCCAGCACCAACCGGGTGACGAAAATGGCGGTGAACATGGACACCAGAATACCGATGCACAACGTGACTGCAAAGCCGCGCACCGAACTGGTCCCGAAGGTGTACAGCACCAGACCGGTGATCAGCGTGGTGACGTTGGAATCGAGGATGGTGACGAACGCCCGTTCATAGCCGGTCTCGATGGCGGCGCGGATCGTCTTGCCGCCGCGCAGCTCCTCGCGAATGCGCTCGTTGATGAGCACGTTGGAGTCGATCGCCATGGCCACGGACAGGATGAAACCGGCGATGCCCGGAAGCGTCAGGGTGAAATGGAAACCGGCCATGATCGCCATGACAAACAGGCCGTTGAGGATCAGCGCAAAGTTGGCGATCAATCCCACGGCGTTATAGTAGACCACCACGAACACCATGACCAGCAAAAGGCCGATGACGGCGGAGCGGGTGCCGGAGCTGATCGAATCCTGGCCCAGCGAAGGCCCCACGGTGTTTTCGGTCAGCACATGAACCGGCGCGGGCAACGCGCCGGCGCGCAACATCAGCGCCAGGTCCTTGGCCTCATCCATATTGCCGATGCCGTCGATGCGGGCGCTGCCGGAGGGAATCTTCTCTTTGATGTTGGGCGCCGAACCGACCTTGCCGTCCAACACGATCGCCAGCTGCTTGCCGACGTTCATGCCCGTAGTTTTGGCGAACAGCTTAGTCCCCTCACTGTTGAGCGTCATATGCACTTCAGCGCCGCCGGCCGACAGATTGGCATCGCCACCGCTGATCTGCACCTCGGCGTTAGTGAGCATGGAACCTTGCAACTCCGCCTCTTTTTTCACCAGATAGAGCTGCTGAAAGGACATGTCGCCCGAGTCGTAACTTTTATTGGAAAATAAAAATTGCACATCGCTGGGGATCACGCCGACGACCTCGGGCATCTGTAGAATGCGTTGCACCGCCCGGACGTTCTGCGTCGGAACCGCGATGGCATCCGAATACCGGCCGCCCATGCCGCGCAACAGCGAAGTGAATGGTTTTTCTTCAAAGGTTTTTTGATCAACGAGCACCGACGTGTCCGAGGATGCTGCGCTGGGTTCGGTCGACCGATCGCCGAACAGTTCGTTCAGGCTGACCTGTTTGTCGTTGGCCTCTTTGCCATCCGCGATCTTGGCGGTATCCGCAGGCGCACTTGTCTCAATCGCCAGACCTTGACGTTTGGTGCGCAGCACCCTGTCGATATCGTTCAGCACCGAACCGACAACATCCGCCTCTTTAACCAGCTTGAACTCAAGCAACGCCGTGGTACCAATGACTTTTTTAGCGCGTTGAATGTTTTGAATGCCCGGCAGCTCGATGATGATGCGCTGGCTGCCCTCTTTCTGAATGGTGGGTTCGGAAACGCCGAACTGGTCCACGCGGTTGCGCAGCACTTCCAGCGTCCGATTGACCGCGTCTTCGGACTGCGTGGTGAGCTCTTTCATAATCTCATCGTCCGATTGACCGCGACGGCCAAAATAGCGATTGAGTTTGATATCGCGGTTTGCAAAATTGGCTTGCAGGGCGCTGAAAAAATCACCGCC carries:
- the secD gene encoding protein translocase subunit SecD — translated: MQRKILFKIILVLLLVVAALYSLYPTFQLSGLQQQETQLVGQIKQLSGLSAADIEGAMAGGDLENQLRDIVKSSDQDKALALADQLIKLNARIAKVEGKAIRRGLDLQGGTFMIYEVDLRRFLDELAKNKDTRLEDILKATQKEYEDGGDFFSALQANFANRDIKLNRYFGRRGQSDDEIMKELTTQSEDAVNRTLEVLRNRVDQFGVSEPTIQKEGSQRIIIELPGIQNIQRAKKVIGTTALLEFKLVKEADVVGSVLNDIDRVLRTKRQGLAIETSAPADTAKIADGKEANDKQVSLNELFGDRSTEPSAASSDTSVLVDQKTFEEKPFTSLLRGMGGRYSDAIAVPTQNVRAVQRILQMPEVVGVIPSDVQFLFSNKSYDSGDMSFQQLYLVKKEAELQGSMLTNAEVQISGGDANLSAGGAEVHMTLNSEGTKLFAKTTGMNVGKQLAIVLDGKVGSAPNIKEKIPSGSARIDGIGNMDEAKDLALMLRAGALPAPVHVLTENTVGPSLGQDSISSGTRSAVIGLLLVMVFVVVYYNAVGLIANFALILNGLFVMAIMAGFHFTLTLPGIAGFILSVAMAIDSNVLINERIREELRGGKTIRAAIETGYERAFVTILDSNVTTLITGLVLYTFGTSSVRGFAVTLCIGILVSMFTAIFVTRLVLDYFTTHYAIKKLSI